GCCGGGCAAGTCCTGGCTGTCGGCGCCGAGACCGTAGAGCAGCCACGAGCCCATCGCCGGCCGGCCCGCGATCATCGAGCCGGTGTTCATGAACGTGTGCGCAGGATCGTGGTTGATCGCCTCGGTCGACAACGACCGGATGATGCACATGTCGTCGGCGCAGCGCGGGCCGAGCTCTTTCCACAGCTCGCACATCATCTGGCCCGACGCGCCGAACGGCTGGAAGGGAAATTGCGGCGCGAAGCACAGCAGCTTCTGACCCTGGAGCTGGGCGATCTGCTGGCCCTTGGTGATCGACTCGGGCATCGGCTGACGGTGCAGCTCGGCCAGCTTCGGCTTGTGGTCGAACGTCTCCAAGTGGCTCATCCCGCCGGCCATGTAGAGCCAGATCACCCGGCGAGCCTTGGGCGGATGGTGCAACGTCTGCAGGACGCCACCGGGCGCCAGTCCGGCGAGGGGCGCCCCGCCGGGGCGCTCGCCGGTGTTGAGCGCTTCGGCCGCGCGCAGCGGACGGCGGCCTGCCAGCGAGGCCAGCGC
The genomic region above belongs to Pirellulales bacterium and contains:
- a CDS encoding DUF1501 domain-containing protein, coding for MALASLAGRRPLRAAEALNTGERPGGAPLAGLAPGGVLQTLHHPPKARRVIWLYMAGGMSHLETFDHKPKLAELHRQPMPESITKGQQIAQLQGQKLLCFAPQFPFQPFGASGQMMCELWKELGPRCADDMCIIRSLSTEAINHDPAHTFMNTGSMIAGRPAMGSWLLYGLGADSQDLPG